The following are from one region of the Gloeomargarita lithophora Alchichica-D10 genome:
- a CDS encoding SDR family NAD(P)-dependent oxidoreductase, producing MLLSSKNVLVFAATGAIANEVARKFACEGAHVWLSGRNADALEQLVQQIADAGGTAKADIVDATDATAVTDYVNRIAATAGSIDAVFNGIGGRPADLGYPEPSTTVELSQFLKPLQIILGSTFLTSRAVGALMMQQGSGAIVTLSATLSGMTAANMAGISATCGAIEAMTRSLAGEFGRAGVRVNCVRGSAMPETRTIQETIAGQIQIFGEMPPMALPPLGRPISVAETASTAAFLASDASSGMTGQVVTVCAGAFVG from the coding sequence ATGCTTTTGTCATCCAAAAATGTTCTGGTGTTTGCGGCAACGGGCGCGATCGCTAACGAAGTTGCCCGTAAATTTGCCTGTGAAGGCGCTCATGTTTGGCTGTCGGGGCGCAATGCAGACGCTCTAGAGCAATTAGTGCAGCAGATTGCCGATGCGGGTGGCACTGCGAAGGCAGATATAGTGGATGCCACTGATGCCACCGCTGTAACCGATTATGTTAACCGGATTGCAGCGACAGCAGGCTCGATTGATGCGGTTTTCAATGGCATTGGCGGACGACCGGCAGACTTAGGCTATCCAGAGCCATCAACGACTGTGGAACTAAGCCAATTTCTGAAGCCGTTGCAGATTATTTTGGGTTCTACGTTTCTTACCTCCCGCGCCGTTGGGGCACTGATGATGCAGCAGGGCAGTGGGGCGATCGTCACGCTTTCTGCCACGCTGAGTGGGATGACGGCGGCAAATATGGCGGGGATTAGTGCTACCTGTGGGGCGATCGAGGCGATGACGCGATCGCTGGCGGGTGAGTTTGGGCGAGCGGGCGTGCGCGTCAACTGTGTGCGTGGCTCTGCCATGCCAGAAACGCGCACCATTCAGGAAACCATTGCGGGGCAAATCCAGATTTTTGGCGAGATGCCACCAATGGCACTGCCGCCTTTGGGTCGTCCGATTTCGGTGGCTGAAACAGCTTCCACAGCCGCATTTCTGGCTTCTGATGCATCCAGTGGCATGACTGGGCAGGTGGTGACGGTGTGTGCTGGTGCGTTTGTCGGCTAA
- a CDS encoding SCP2 sterol-binding domain-containing protein, whose product MAKFDDHPTVRWWREQPIAPNPVKLNADSLRSLCLEAGADDVGFVELDRPAIADQRSDILATFAPTKALISIVCRMNWENVRTPARSVANLEFHANYDEVNEVARAIVKLLNQTGVRALYPSAGFPMEMDRFPDKIWVVSHKPVAVAAGLGHMGLHRNVIHPKFGNFISLGTILIDAEVTEYNQPIDYNPCIDCKLCVVACPVGAIAPDGYFNFSACYTHNYRELMSGFTDWAETIADSKNAKDYRQKVTASESASMWQSLSFKANYKAAYCIAACPAGEDVIAPFLSDRKGFIREVVKPLQDKLEPIYVVPGSDAETYVARRFPHKTIRRVSSGIRPQSIPGFLFGLPLLFQRDQSKGLNAVYHFTFFGAESSQATVTICDRTVQVERGHTGIADLAIVADSKTWLGFVAKEKNLIWALLQRKIRIKGSIKLLQAFGKCFPA is encoded by the coding sequence ATGGCTAAATTTGATGACCATCCCACTGTGCGCTGGTGGCGGGAACAGCCCATTGCCCCCAACCCCGTCAAGCTCAATGCCGACTCGCTGCGATCGCTCTGTCTGGAAGCGGGTGCCGATGATGTCGGGTTTGTGGAGTTAGATCGACCTGCAATCGCCGACCAGCGCTCAGACATTCTGGCAACCTTTGCCCCAACGAAAGCATTGATTAGCATTGTTTGCCGAATGAATTGGGAAAACGTGCGGACTCCAGCCCGATCGGTTGCCAATCTGGAATTTCACGCCAACTATGACGAGGTGAACGAGGTTGCACGGGCGATCGTCAAATTGTTGAATCAGACTGGGGTAAGAGCCTTGTATCCATCCGCAGGGTTCCCGATGGAAATGGATCGCTTTCCAGACAAGATTTGGGTTGTGTCTCACAAACCCGTGGCGGTGGCGGCGGGGCTGGGTCACATGGGGCTACACCGCAACGTGATCCATCCCAAGTTTGGCAACTTCATTTCATTAGGCACGATCTTGATCGATGCAGAAGTGACTGAGTACAACCAACCGATCGACTACAACCCCTGCATTGATTGCAAACTGTGTGTGGTCGCCTGTCCTGTCGGTGCGATCGCCCCCGATGGGTACTTCAACTTCTCCGCTTGTTACACCCACAACTACCGCGAGTTGATGAGTGGCTTCACCGATTGGGCAGAAACGATCGCCGACAGCAAAAATGCCAAAGACTATCGCCAAAAAGTGACGGCATCAGAATCGGCTTCCATGTGGCAAAGCCTTTCTTTCAAAGCCAACTACAAAGCCGCCTATTGCATCGCAGCCTGTCCGGCGGGAGAAGATGTGATTGCGCCGTTTTTGAGCGATCGCAAAGGATTTATCCGAGAAGTCGTCAAACCCTTGCAGGATAAACTCGAACCGATTTACGTCGTGCCCGGATCAGATGCAGAAACCTATGTCGCCCGTCGCTTTCCCCATAAAACGATCCGCCGTGTTAGCAGTGGCATTCGCCCTCAATCAATTCCTGGCTTTTTGTTTGGGTTACCACTGCTGTTTCAACGCGATCAATCCAAGGGCTTGAATGCGGTTTATCATTTCACGTTCTTCGGGGCGGAATCTTCTCAGGCAACTGTAACCATTTGCGATCGCACCGTTCAAGTCGAACGAGGACATACAGGAATAGCAGATCTGGCGATCGTGGCAGACAGCAAAACCTGGCTAGGGTTTGTAGCAAAAGAGAAAAATCTAATTTGGGCATTGCTACAACGCAAAATTCGGATCAAAGGCTCTATTAAATTGCTTCAGGCATTTGGCAAGTGCTTTCCAGCCTGA
- a CDS encoding ATP-grasp domain-containing protein, whose protein sequence is MIHTPADLTALWQAWPVPSVLAETYVPFVQELALVAVRHPAGTIATYPISRTHQANQVCRWVFAPAPLPDGVIQQIQLHTHTLLTALDYQGLLATEWFYLSNGTVLLNEIAPRTHNSGHYTLDACVTSQFHQHLRAVTAQPLGSTALTSPGVLMVNLLGYETATSDYALPRQQLAQWGRVYWYGKNQSRPGRKLGHINLLNVQPHQVTAWVDRVEALWSGGLSKANLIQ, encoded by the coding sequence GTGATTCACACCCCCGCGGATTTGACCGCTCTCTGGCAAGCATGGCCGGTTCCCAGCGTGCTGGCCGAAACCTATGTGCCCTTTGTCCAGGAATTAGCCCTGGTTGCTGTCCGCCATCCCGCCGGTACGATTGCCACCTACCCGATCAGCCGCACCCACCAGGCCAACCAAGTCTGCCGCTGGGTTTTTGCCCCCGCACCGCTCCCCGATGGGGTCATTCAGCAAATCCAACTGCATACCCACACCCTACTCACCGCTTTGGATTACCAGGGACTATTGGCTACGGAATGGTTTTATTTGAGTAATGGTACGGTTCTGCTCAACGAAATTGCCCCCCGCACCCACAATTCCGGCCATTACACCCTGGATGCCTGCGTTACGTCCCAATTTCACCAGCATTTACGGGCAGTCACCGCCCAACCCCTGGGGAGCACCGCCCTCACCAGCCCCGGCGTTTTAATGGTCAACCTTTTGGGTTATGAAACCGCCACCAGCGATTACGCCCTGCCACGGCAGCAACTGGCGCAATGGGGGCGCGTGTATTGGTATGGCAAAAACCAATCCCGACCGGGGCGCAAACTCGGTCATATCAACTTGTTAAACGTCCAACCGCATCAAGTCACCGCCTGGGTTGACCGGGTGGAAGCACTGTGGTCTGGTGGTCTAAGCAAAGCAAATTTGATACAGTGA
- a CDS encoding ribonuclease H1 domain-containing protein produces MTRFKAYVVWRGRKPGVYRTWDDCWEQVRSFRGAQYKGYPDWATADQAFLAKTNDLVPSAPAPRPAKTRTTAHVAQSYAVDGACSGNPGVMEYRGVHTETGAEIFHRGPYPLGTNNIAEFLAIVSGLQWCAERGCDWPIYSDSQIALGWVQKRQCRTNLPLEHNPLGAEIQAAERWLTTHTYPNPLWKWDTRNWGQIPADFGRK; encoded by the coding sequence ATGACCCGATTCAAGGCGTATGTGGTGTGGCGGGGGCGCAAACCCGGCGTTTATCGCACCTGGGATGATTGTTGGGAACAGGTACGGAGTTTTCGGGGAGCGCAGTACAAAGGCTATCCTGATTGGGCAACCGCCGACCAAGCTTTTTTGGCAAAAACCAACGATTTGGTTCCCTCCGCCCCGGCTCCCCGCCCCGCCAAAACCCGCACAACCGCTCATGTGGCGCAAAGTTATGCGGTGGATGGTGCCTGCTCTGGCAATCCGGGGGTAATGGAATACCGGGGCGTTCATACCGAAACGGGGGCAGAAATTTTCCATCGGGGACCCTATCCCCTGGGAACCAACAACATTGCGGAATTTCTGGCGATTGTCTCTGGCTTGCAATGGTGCGCTGAACGGGGGTGTGACTGGCCGATTTATTCTGACTCCCAAATTGCCCTGGGGTGGGTACAAAAACGCCAATGCCGGACGAATTTGCCCCTGGAACACAACCCCTTAGGAGCCGAAATTCAAGCCGCCGAACGCTGGTTGACCACCCATACCTACCCCAACCCCCTCTGGAAATGGGACACCCGCAATTGGGGGCAAATTCCAGCGGATTTTGGGCGGAAGTAG